The Muricauda sp. SCSIO 65647 genome includes a region encoding these proteins:
- a CDS encoding type III pantothenate kinase, translated as MNLVIDIGNTLMKYAVFDRGEMVLFKTSEPSLFLSKIKKIFKNHPKIGHALISSVGKPAQKEAKILTLFCKVQQLSPRTKVPYKNCYATPNSLGVDRMALATAAFYQNPKGNTLVIDAGTCVTYDMVNEFGEYLGGAISPGLKMRYRAMNEHTFGLPLLDPQEVLDFIGNSTETSMHSGVVNGMVQEIDGIIDQYRKRFQHLTVILTGGDAQFFAKSLKNTIFANSKFLLEGLNHLLEYNKH; from the coding sequence CTGTTCAAAACCTCTGAACCAAGCCTTTTTTTATCAAAGATCAAGAAGATTTTCAAGAACCACCCCAAGATAGGCCACGCCCTTATTTCGTCTGTAGGCAAACCTGCCCAGAAAGAAGCAAAGATTTTGACCCTATTCTGTAAAGTACAGCAACTTTCGCCCCGCACGAAGGTGCCCTACAAGAACTGCTATGCGACTCCCAATTCGTTAGGGGTCGACCGAATGGCCCTGGCCACCGCAGCTTTTTACCAAAACCCAAAAGGGAATACTTTGGTCATCGATGCGGGTACCTGTGTGACCTATGATATGGTAAATGAATTTGGCGAATATTTGGGAGGTGCCATCTCGCCTGGCCTCAAGATGCGTTATAGGGCCATGAACGAACATACCTTTGGATTACCACTGCTAGACCCTCAAGAGGTGTTGGATTTCATCGGTAATTCTACAGAAACCAGTATGCACAGTGGTGTGGTCAATGGTATGGTGCAAGAAATCGATGGTATTATCGACCAGTATCGAAAGCGCTTCCAACATTTAACAGTTATTTTAACAGGCGGTGACGCCCAATTTTTTGCCAAAAGCCTAAAAAATACCATATTTGCGAACTCCAAATTTCTCTTAGAGGGTCTAAACCACTTGCTTGAGTACAATAAACATTAG
- a CDS encoding outer membrane protein transport protein, whose product MVKKTLFALFCATSFFVHSQNGTISPYSFFGIGDFRGKGTVENQMMGGLSMYADSIHVNLRNPAAYSRLALTTYTLGVSHREFRLKDFTEEQNTSVTNLDYLSVGLPMGKNMGIGFGLMPFSSVGYGLVSEVTNADEELVTNIFTGEGGLNRAYFSFGFQPIKNLGLGATINYNFGTLEYQRLQRVEGVQFGTIDNRTSKINGFDFNYSAIYTPKIKDKYTLYSSVVVNTQVNLVSENSEVIGSFSQETGQEIEVVDVDLDARNLRNTELKIPTTTTLGIGFGEERKWFMGAEYSFQQFSSFENRFLGQDNVQYQDANSYAFGGYFVPNYTALSGYFKRITYRAGLRYDVTGLVVNGKEINNFGITFGFGLPLSGTITDRFSNLNIGFELGRRGTTDAGLIEESYFKINVGLSLNALWFQKRKIN is encoded by the coding sequence ATGGTAAAAAAAACGCTATTCGCCTTATTCTGCGCGACCTCCTTTTTTGTGCACTCGCAAAACGGAACAATTTCACCCTATTCTTTTTTTGGGATTGGCGATTTTAGAGGAAAAGGCACTGTCGAAAACCAAATGATGGGGGGCCTCAGTATGTATGCAGACAGTATACACGTCAACCTGAGAAACCCGGCGGCATATTCACGGTTGGCCCTTACGACCTATACACTGGGGGTCTCTCACCGAGAATTTAGACTTAAAGATTTCACCGAAGAACAAAATACATCGGTCACCAATCTCGATTATCTTTCGGTTGGGCTTCCCATGGGCAAGAACATGGGTATCGGTTTTGGCCTCATGCCATTTTCTTCGGTAGGTTACGGATTGGTTTCTGAGGTCACCAATGCTGACGAAGAGCTTGTCACCAATATTTTTACGGGTGAGGGGGGGTTGAACCGCGCCTATTTTTCCTTTGGTTTTCAACCCATTAAGAATCTTGGCCTGGGAGCTACGATAAACTACAATTTTGGCACGCTTGAATATCAACGCCTCCAGCGGGTAGAGGGCGTACAGTTCGGCACCATCGATAATCGCACATCAAAGATCAATGGCTTTGATTTTAACTATTCGGCCATCTATACACCCAAGATAAAAGATAAATACACCCTTTATTCTTCCGTGGTGGTCAATACCCAGGTCAATTTGGTTTCAGAAAATTCAGAGGTCATCGGATCTTTCTCGCAAGAAACAGGGCAAGAGATTGAAGTTGTGGACGTAGACCTTGATGCCCGTAATCTTCGCAATACAGAACTCAAGATACCCACCACCACCACTCTGGGCATCGGTTTTGGTGAAGAACGAAAGTGGTTTATGGGTGCTGAGTACAGTTTTCAACAATTTAGTTCTTTCGAAAACCGTTTTTTGGGGCAAGACAATGTACAGTATCAAGACGCCAATAGCTACGCCTTCGGGGGATACTTTGTCCCTAACTATACCGCACTTTCAGGATACTTTAAAAGAATAACCTATCGAGCCGGACTTCGTTATGATGTCACCGGTTTGGTGGTGAATGGAAAGGAGATAAATAATTTTGGCATAACTTTTGGATTTGGGTTACCGTTGAGTGGAACCATTACCGATCGTTTCTCAAATCTCAACATTGGATTTGAGCTGGGAAGAAGGGGCACGACTGATGCAGGTTTGATCGAAGAAAGTTATTTTAAAATAAATGTCGGTCTTTCTTTGAACGCTCTTTGGTTCCAAAAAAGGAAGATAAATTGA
- the lptC gene encoding LPS export ABC transporter periplasmic protein LptC — MGFATVFSVALLFMSCKDNYQRVGEEALPNLVPQGVAKNFTLTYTEAMKEMGTQDSAESKVVVVLTSPLNENYENLKFKHQIFPKGLQVDFYDDQNRKSIIMADYAMVYSATKLIDLQGNVVLESHDGKKLETSQLYWDRSANWIFTEHEFTYTNPEDQTVMDGEGMDFNRDFTFFNAHKTFGLMTIKDE; from the coding sequence ATGGGTTTTGCCACGGTTTTTTCCGTGGCATTGCTTTTTATGTCGTGCAAAGACAACTATCAACGGGTAGGTGAAGAGGCATTGCCCAATCTGGTGCCACAGGGCGTTGCCAAGAACTTCACCTTGACCTATACCGAGGCTATGAAAGAGATGGGTACCCAAGACTCGGCTGAATCAAAAGTGGTAGTGGTATTGACCAGCCCATTAAATGAAAATTACGAAAACCTGAAATTCAAACATCAGATCTTTCCAAAAGGGCTACAGGTCGATTTCTATGATGACCAGAACAGGAAGAGTATTATCATGGCCGATTACGCAATGGTGTACTCAGCAACAAAATTGATCGACCTACAGGGCAATGTTGTATTGGAGAGCCATGACGGCAAAAAACTCGAAACTTCCCAATTGTACTGGGACCGTAGCGCCAATTGGATTTTCACTGAACATGAGTTCACCTATACCAATCCGGAAGACCAGACCGTAATGGATGGCGAGGGTATGGATTTTAACCGAGACTTCACCTTTTTCAACGCCCATAAAACCTTTGGATTGATGACCATAAAAGACGAATGA
- a CDS encoding hemolysin family protein: protein MDTSLLIIIVSLLFSAFFSGMEIAFVSANRIHIEIEKKQEGLLAKILTWLTEKPSKFIATMLIGNNIALVVYGFYMGDRLMDWFTTLLPTGFTFLDALLTDFSLLSQTVISTLIILLTAEFLPKVLFQIYSNTLLKVLAVPAYIFYVLFSFISWFVIKVSDFVLKTFFNTDGDEVQLAFTKLELGDYITEQMESVEERDEIDSEIQIFQNALQFSDVKAREVMVPRTEIMAVELHETPKNLTKLFIDTGYSKILVYKENIDEIIGYVHSFELFKKPKTVKSVLLPVEFVPETMLIHDILNVLTKKRKSMAVVLDEYGGTSGILTIEDIVEELFGEIEDEHDSTDLHEERLDENTYRFSARMEVDYVNENYRLNLPEGDEYETLGGLIMNETGEIPEQDSEIVIEGLRFKILEVSNTKIDLVMVQVLADGQ, encoded by the coding sequence TTGGACACCTCACTTCTCATCATCATCGTTTCCCTTTTGTTTTCTGCTTTTTTTTCGGGCATGGAGATTGCCTTTGTGTCGGCAAATCGTATTCACATTGAAATTGAAAAGAAACAAGAGGGTCTTTTGGCCAAGATACTCACTTGGCTGACCGAAAAACCCTCAAAGTTTATTGCGACCATGCTGATCGGCAACAATATCGCACTGGTCGTTTATGGTTTTTATATGGGTGATAGGCTGATGGACTGGTTCACTACTTTGTTGCCCACAGGGTTTACTTTTCTAGATGCACTGCTGACCGATTTCAGTCTTTTGTCACAAACGGTTATTTCAACGCTGATCATTTTGTTGACCGCCGAGTTTTTGCCCAAAGTATTGTTTCAAATCTATTCCAACACCCTGCTAAAGGTGTTGGCCGTACCCGCCTATATTTTTTACGTATTGTTTTCGTTCATCTCATGGTTTGTCATTAAGGTTTCCGATTTTGTCCTTAAGACCTTTTTCAATACCGATGGCGATGAGGTACAATTGGCATTCACCAAGTTAGAGCTGGGCGATTATATCACCGAACAGATGGAATCTGTTGAAGAACGTGACGAGATCGATTCAGAGATACAGATATTTCAAAATGCACTCCAGTTTTCTGATGTCAAGGCCCGTGAGGTCATGGTGCCCCGTACTGAAATCATGGCGGTAGAATTGCATGAGACGCCAAAGAACTTGACAAAACTTTTCATTGATACGGGCTATTCAAAAATACTGGTCTACAAAGAGAATATTGATGAAATCATAGGCTATGTGCATTCGTTTGAACTGTTCAAAAAGCCCAAAACCGTCAAAAGTGTACTCTTGCCGGTAGAGTTTGTGCCAGAGACCATGCTTATTCACGACATTCTCAATGTGTTGACCAAGAAGCGCAAGAGCATGGCCGTCGTGCTTGATGAATATGGGGGCACTTCGGGCATATTGACCATTGAAGATATCGTTGAGGAACTTTTTGGCGAGATTGAAGATGAACACGATAGCACCGACCTGCACGAAGAACGCCTCGATGAAAATACCTATAGGTTTTCAGCAAGAATGGAGGTCGATTACGTGAATGAAAACTACAGGCTAAACCTTCCTGAAGGTGACGAATACGAAACATTGGGCGGACTTATCATGAACGAGACGGGTGAGATTCCTGAACAAGATTCTGAAATTGTGATCGAGGGGTTACGTTTTAAGATATTGGAAGTTTCGAATACCAAGATCGATCTGGTCATGGTGCAGGTTTTGGCTGATGGGCAATAG